Below is a genomic region from Nilaparvata lugens isolate BPH chromosome 8, ASM1435652v1, whole genome shotgun sequence.
AAAGGCTAATCTATTTTAAATTAAGTTTCAGCTTTAATTGCTGAAATTCTTGAATTtgtatcaatttttcaatttcagtgcAGCATCAAGTGAATATATATCACAGGAAACTAAAGAAATAGCTTCCAAAAATGGGTTTGAAGTAAAGAATTGGACATTTTCAGCTAAACCAGAAGAACTACGTTTACCAAGGTGAGCCACTCTAAATTTAAATGTATAAACCTATTTATGCTACATTTCAAATGTTGATTTGGCTGACAAGAGAAATTGATTCATATTAGAGTCTTTCTTGGAGTTTCCCTCCTGCGTACAAAATTGTTTTCTTGATATTGtaatttttggaatttattttttgtatctaCGTAACTGAAATGTCGATAAAGTATTTGATTTGagtgtaatttattgtaatattcataGGCCAATTAATACTATTATAGAATAGTAACTTTACACGTTGAACTATTGTGGTAGTATACAATTTCAAACCCATTTATTTTCCGTGAAAGtaattacatacaaattaataaaatgaataatctcAATTACAATAAGGCACTACCAGCAAAGAataacttgtgcgccggcagtgattTCGAACAACTGTGATAAACatatcaaaaagaaaaaaatctggtgtggtacactcacacaactttccttgctcattgaactgtgagcctcattctcaaatgagaataatttagaggaataacataatgacgattggcggcaacatatttgaaactacgatcagactactgtataaatgtgtatatataattattgttttcagagtgcATTTTCCTCTGTTTAAAtagtgaaattcaatgatttttttttaaaattcgtcaaaacagctgttctacagatgaaaatctcgactatgtgttctttttataaactgctctacctacctacctcatgcacgagaaggagtttacaaagttcatttctcaaggatggggtggaccccatttgtttccaaggaaaaagactcatgccagttgatagagctgataaataactatacagggtataagtttgaaataaatcagtcaagtcatttttgagaaaatcgtgaaaaacatggttttttagtaattatccgccatttttctcaagaatattatggaactcctgcaattttcccagaaatgagactcatgtcagttgatagggcttataaatagctatccatggtagaaatttgaagaaaatcgtttgagccgttttcgagaaaaccgtgaaaaacatgtttttttagtaactatccgccatttttctcaagaatattacggagctcctgcaattttcccagaaatgagactcatgtcagttgatagggcttataaatagctatccatggtataaatttgaagagaatcgttagagccgttttcgagaaaaccgtgaaaaacatgtttttttagtaactatccgccatttttctcaggaatattaaggagctcctgcaattttcccagaaatgagactcatgtcagttgatagggcttataaatagctatccatggtataaatttgaagaaaatcgttagagccgttttcgagaaaaccatgaaaaacatggtttttttagtaattatccgccatttcttacgccatcttgaattgaattttattgaattttttattgtcgggtcctcatggtataaggaccttaagtttaaaatttcaagtcaatcggttaattaggaatggagttatcgtgttcacagacatacacacacacacacacacacacacacacacacacacacacacagaccaacacccaaaaatcatgtttttggactcaggggaccttgaaacgtatagaaaacttgaaattgggataccttaattttttttggaaagcaatactttccttacctatggtattagggcaaggaaagtaaaaaagtaaaatGGTATTGAatgtatttcaattgaaaacatttgaaTTGACAATCAGAGTGACAAATGGAATGAagtattcttcaatgttgttttccatcacgaactgcttattattgaatcactttttgctattaaaaagaacgactagcagcataaccacctctaatacaaggccccggcctacgatattgcaacgtcgcagcgtaggcctagaatctaatacatgattggtgaaaaaaagatttttaaaaataccagctaatctttttcaccaatcatgtattagattctaggcctacactgcgacgttgcaatatcgtaggccggggccttgtattagaggtggctatgctagcAGTCGTAAGTTGtcctttttaatagcaaaaaggaATATAGTAATTCAGAACAACACAGAGTGCATTAGCAAAGTTAGTTAGAAGCACCCAAATTTTATCAGACTGCTTGATGGTCCCTTCAGGTCGTGAGTTCGAATCTCGCGAAACAAATGGAATTTTCCTCAACTCACCACCCCGCACTCATGTGCGTGTCACCCAGCAAAAACCCCCAAAAATGATTCGAGCAATATTATCAACCCTAcaaaaaattacataataaaaacCCCAAAAACtgatttgaacaataaattattaacattttatttggGATCAATTTCAGAATAGTGCGAGTGGGCCTCATCCAAAACTCCATCTGTCTGCCTACAACTGAGTCGGTTGAAAAGCAAAGGAATGCAATTTTCTCTaaaatcaaggaaatgataatcgCTGCTAGTCATTCGGGAGTGAACATTGTCTGCTTGCAGGAGGCTTGGAGTGAGTGAAAATTTATTTGCTCACCAGAAAACAGTTGATTAatagaaatttattgaataatgaacaaaaatatataaacgaATAAGCTTGTTCGTATCAGAGCTGGAATAATTTCTAGaagttaattttataattctaattataatttctaGAAGCATTTCTAGTAGCTGTTAATGTTATTGACAAAGTTAAAAATAGATGATAATGGTTGTGTCAACTATTATTATAGTTGAATTATCAATCTATAGTGATACCCCTGGATATTATTTACTAGAGCTTTGATTTTTCTAGAGATTGGTAATGGTGCACCAAAATAAATTTCCTGATATTTGATAGACTAGTGGTTGTGACGACTTGAAAGTTATTCTAGTCTATATTGCATGTAGAAAATATGTATCAACTTCCTAGTATCTATGCTTACATTCTACTGATACTGATAATTCAATTCTTGTTATgaagattataaatatattcgaaatttattcaatagtaATGCATTGAATTAACAATGACTGGCAGTTTATATAAtactaaataatataaaataaattgttctgtACTGATTACAAATTTCATTCGTTTCTAAACATACTTAGGCTATATAacttcttctcattttcaaagCTATGCCATTCGCCTTCTGTACCAGGGAAAAACTGCCTTGGAACGAATTTGCAGAATCAGCTGAAAATGGACCCGCTACGAAATTCCTTCAAGAGGTAATtgttatattttccattttagaATTATACTTTATAAACTAATATTTCTAGTACCTGAACGTCCATAATCTTCCATAATCTTGAAGAAGTTCAAGGACATATTCTCATGTCAATGCGTTTCTCTCTATATCTAGAAACTTTAGGTACGGtacttaatttttaaaataaatatatttcacaatctattatttgaatttacattcataccaaattttcaattagattATACAGTAACAGAACTGCATCATTAAAAAATCCCAGCTTCCTAGTGCCACTCTGTATTTGAACGCCTTATTTTTTAATCcattattcaaatatcaatcaCATTCGTTTCTCAACTTTTGTTCAGTACATAATAATCTCACTCACATTTGCAAGTGAATTGAGAATATTTCATTCGTCAACTACAGTCCACTTTTTgcttttgctgagggtgatgcccacttGAGCTCTAGGCTtatgcgtgggtaatgaggcagatgataatgagagatgaatggacctactgTTTTATATTGTGTTTGATTGATATTGGTATTCAGATAGTAAATCACAATTTACTATTTGTTCTGTAATTGTTAGCTTCTGTCTCCACTCCACCTCTGTTATAATTAATCAAAGGTTCATATTTTTGCAGCTCAGTCGAATGTACAACATTGTGATAATTTCGCCAATATTGGAGCGAGACGAAACAACCGAAATTATCTGGAATACGGCAGTTGTGATCGACGAGAATGGCAGAGTTTTGGGCAAACATAGAAAGAACCACATTCCACGTGTCGGAGATTTCAACGAATCTACATATTATTCTGAAGGAAATACTGGGCATCCTGTATTCAAGGTAAAACAAGTAGCATTCCactgtaaaaataatcattatagaaaaatatagacCCAACAGATAAATTTATAGATTATAAATTGgtttatagaatctataaatttCTGATTATGAAATATAGTAAAACTATCAAGTAGGTTATCCATACAGAAATGTATGAACGATTATATGATGTATTGAAAAAGAAGTACCTATTAAAAATCCTCAAGGAGATGTCGAATCAATTGGAATATGAATTCTAGAGATAAATGTCTTCATACTCTGCAGAGTATAGAAGCCTTTCGGAGGAATGAGGAACATGGACATATAGctgattaaattttttttcttggaAGGttctattttcatattttatataaattcggAAGAGGGATAGTTTTAGGATAAGCTTGTTGTTCTCTCCCAATCTTTGAATAATCTGTATATCTATAGATAGTTTgatgaaattacaaaataattctCAATCTCTGCCAATGTATTTATCAACGTTTGAACTTACtagttgaaattgaatgaacGCATATAAAAACTCACTACAATAAGTTATTTTACCTGTACAATATTGTGATTCTCTTGTCTTGTATATCAcatgtatcctattatatttctccttggtgaaaatgttttaaaaaaatgatagaCCGGTGCTTTGGATTTTTAGCTTttgtaattaattcatttaatatGGTTCAATGGTTTTATCATGaatattggacgaaattcaggTTTTTTTCGAGCCATATCCACTTTTAAAGCTTTAAAAAGTAGAAAAAATTCCTTTGACGAGTCTTGGCCATAGTAGGATAGTAGGTACACTTTAGAATTTAttggtaaattattattcagacCCTATTTTTCCATATTACACTTGTGAATCTAATGTAATATCAAATTTTGCAGACCACATTTGGACGCATAGCAATTAATATTTGCTACGGACGTCATCATCCATTAAACTGGTTGATGTTTGGATTGAATGGAGCCGAGATTGTATTCAACCCTTCAGCCACGGTTGGTGCTCTCAGGTACATGTAGTCATATCACTATTAGTTCTAAAATCCTACTGTATATTACAAATTCCTCgattcataattatttcatcCATTCATACTGTTTTGCAGTCAGACAAAATATATTGTAGTTGTAGGTCACTCAACAGGAATAATTTTGAGGATTTATTAGTGCTCGTACAATAATGAGATTTCATGTTTTTGTGATGATCCATATTAAGAGCCAAATCACACGAGGCGCTTTTTCGGGCGTTTtgagacgagtcggcagggcaggaagctctcccaTTGGCTGATTGTCAGCTGATTCCTGAGCTTCAACCCAATTAGCCAATTGGAGAgattcctgccctgccgacttgtCTCAAAACGCCTAATGTGGTCTGTCCCTAATGCCCAAGTACCTCTTTCAGGGCTCACATAATCTGGTTGGTCTTATCACAGAATTTTATACTGTCGtttgatttgtatttttattacgtttttatTACTTGTATTACTCTTCACTTCTTCAATCACTTACTTACTCCTTGGCGCAACAGGCCGATGTGACCCTTGCCCTCCTTTACACAGCCTCTCCATACAATTCGATCCTCTGTTTGCATCTTTCAATTACGCATCCCTAGGATCCGCAATCTCTTTCTACGTCATCAGTCTACCTATTCCTCGGTCTGCCCTTCCTACgtctattgaattttttttctcgCCAAATACGTTTGGATACTCTGTTCACATGTATTCTACACAAGTGCCCAATCCACCGTTTTCTACCTGATTTGCTGAATCCTTACACTTTGCAAGAACTCATTAATCTCACAGTTCCTTCTTACTTTCCAAATTCCATTTTCATAAGTGGGACCAACAGCTCTTTTCATCACCCTTCTTTCGAAAACTGTAAGTTTTGACGCATCACTGGCAGTAAGCATCCAGGACACAGGTCCATAGCATACCATAGGCCTCACCAACGCTCTGTATAACTCGAGTTTTTAAGCTCCAGATAGGTAGGAGTCCAGACTTGAAAATTTCGATGCTGGCACACTTCTTTAATAGTGCTTGTTAATTTGgttttaatatatttacaatactttattcttatttttccaaTGCTCCTGGCCTTTCACTGACTTTTGTACTGTAGATCGCTTTTTATTGCTACCTACATCTTGATAATGCTTGTTAATTCGATGTTTATTGAAAGTTCTATTCACAGATGGAAATCACAGATTGTCAGTTTGATGTAAAGGTGAGCATACCTGTCTAGCAATTAGAAGGTACCGGGCTGCCatataatttttggatagtagctctcatcaaATTTActtctagctgttcaccctgttgtcaatattttcaatagcaGAAATCTTCCAAGTGGTGGATTTTATCATTTAAGAtaactttggattttcgtttaataataattgaagttcaTTTTGTTGACAGTGAACCGTTGTGGGGAATCGAGGCGCGAAACGCGGCCATTGCCAACGGATATTTCACATGTGCCATCAACAGAGTGGGCACTGAGACGTTTCCCAACGAATTCACATCAGCTGATGGCAAACCGGCACACAAAGATTTCGGACACTTCTACGGGTCCAGTTACGTCGCTGCTCCAGATGGCTCCAGAAGCCCAGTCAGTATTTTAATCAATCTAACACtaaaatacatattattgaTCCAAAAATTGGACATTGAAGTAGACACTACAGTCTTAGTGGGgtttcacaccaaagctgggccGAGCCGAGCGGAATCCGCGTGCGGGCTAACTATGCAGGAGTTAGTCGGGAGCATTCAAATCAACGTTGGGCCGAGCCGAGCGGATTTGTGCAGTCGGCTTGATGCCCAACTCGAGCGTTTTCGGCCAAGCGGATTCTGCCTTCTTTCTGTTTAGTTCCATCTTCCCACGTAGTGAGTTCTCACTACAAGGCTAGAAAACCTACTGAGTGAATCGGCTTCAGTGCGAACGCAGACAGATTCCGCTCGGGCCGGCCCggcccagctttggtgtgaaatGGGCCTAAGTTAACTTACAGTCTGGCTCTAATAAGTCTAGTCTATACTtctaattttaatcaatttaataacaaaatacaaaCGATTG
It encodes:
- the LOC111054195 gene encoding beta-ureidopropionase isoform X2, with product MAGHSDLTNIEDVLDAYIPKEQLKEVKRVLFGNSTSAASSEYISQETKEIASKNGFEVKNWTFSAKPEELRLPRIVRVGLIQNSICLPTTESVEKQRNAIFSKIKEMIIAASHSGVNIVCLQEAWTMPFAFCTREKLPWNEFAESAENGPATKFLQELSRMYNIVIISPILERDETTEIIWNTAVVIDENGRVLGKHRKNHIPRVGDFNESTYYSEGNTGHPVFKTTFGRIAINICYGRHHPLNWLMFGLNGAEIVFNPSATVGALSEPLWGIEARNAAIANGYFTCAINRVGTETFPNEFTSADGKPAHKDFGHFYGSSYVAAPDGSRSPSLSRVQDGLLLADMDLNLCRQIKDFWGFQMTSRLPLYADSLSKVIDNNYKQQIIE
- the LOC111054195 gene encoding beta-ureidopropionase isoform X1 gives rise to the protein MPDNFQRKQKELISAASSEYISQETKEIASKNGFEVKNWTFSAKPEELRLPRIVRVGLIQNSICLPTTESVEKQRNAIFSKIKEMIIAASHSGVNIVCLQEAWTMPFAFCTREKLPWNEFAESAENGPATKFLQELSRMYNIVIISPILERDETTEIIWNTAVVIDENGRVLGKHRKNHIPRVGDFNESTYYSEGNTGHPVFKTTFGRIAINICYGRHHPLNWLMFGLNGAEIVFNPSATVGALSEPLWGIEARNAAIANGYFTCAINRVGTETFPNEFTSADGKPAHKDFGHFYGSSYVAAPDGSRSPSLSRVQDGLLLADMDLNLCRQIKDFWGFQMTSRLPLYADSLSKVIDNNYKQQIIE